The Spirochaetota bacterium genome includes a region encoding these proteins:
- the lysA gene encoding diaminopimelate decarboxylase, with product MNSYDDYFPCNGNELMCEGLPLREIGEQYGTPLYIYSERGFRERYREIDGALAGVWHLICYSIKSNSNVNILRTMAEMGSGMDVVSGGEIRRARAAGVDPGKIVFAGVGKTDEEISEAIDWKILMFNCESFEEMEKIDGIARAKKVVADISVRVNPDVDANTHHYITTGKKENKFGIAIDQLLERRAFVKGLAGLRLIGIHCHIGSQIVDMRPFIASLERLIALIDELKRGGFKDIAYINLGGGMGIRYRDEEFFPIAEWAGEVKKRVSAAKLRLIIEPGRYISGNNGVLLVRLLYRKQSANKVFLVTDGGMNDLIRPSLYSAYQNVQNCVRRDANEVVDVVGPVCESGDFFAKDREITRSEQGDYLAVMSAGAYGMSMASRYNTRRLPAEVMVGTDGSARLIRRRETYDDMLAHELPL from the coding sequence ATGAACAGTTACGACGATTATTTCCCCTGCAACGGAAACGAGCTGATGTGCGAGGGCCTGCCCCTCCGGGAAATAGGCGAGCAATACGGAACACCGCTGTATATCTATAGCGAGAGGGGATTTCGCGAACGATATCGCGAAATAGATGGGGCGCTTGCGGGCGTTTGGCACCTCATCTGTTATTCGATAAAGTCCAATTCGAACGTCAACATCCTTCGAACGATGGCGGAGATGGGGTCGGGTATGGACGTGGTCTCGGGCGGGGAGATACGGCGTGCGCGGGCCGCAGGGGTCGACCCGGGAAAGATCGTGTTCGCGGGCGTGGGCAAGACCGACGAGGAGATTTCCGAGGCGATCGACTGGAAGATCCTCATGTTCAACTGCGAATCGTTCGAGGAGATGGAGAAGATTGACGGCATTGCGCGCGCAAAGAAGGTTGTGGCCGATATCTCGGTCCGGGTGAATCCCGACGTAGACGCGAACACGCACCATTACATCACGACTGGCAAAAAGGAGAACAAGTTCGGGATAGCGATCGATCAGCTTCTCGAGCGGCGCGCCTTTGTAAAGGGGCTTGCGGGCCTACGCCTGATCGGAATACACTGCCATATCGGCTCGCAGATCGTCGACATGCGGCCGTTCATCGCGTCGCTTGAGCGGCTGATCGCGCTTATCGACGAGTTGAAAAGGGGCGGCTTTAAGGATATCGCTTACATCAATCTCGGCGGCGGAATGGGGATCCGCTACAGGGACGAGGAATTTTTCCCGATCGCCGAGTGGGCCGGCGAGGTGAAGAAGCGGGTTTCGGCCGCCAAACTAAGGCTCATCATCGAACCGGGGCGTTATATAAGCGGCAACAACGGGGTGCTTCTGGTCAGGCTTCTGTACAGGAAGCAAAGCGCCAATAAGGTGTTTCTTGTCACCGACGGCGGCATGAATGATCTTATTCGGCCATCGCTCTATTCCGCGTACCAGAACGTGCAGAACTGCGTCCGCCGGGATGCGAACGAAGTCGTCGATGTCGTGGGGCCTGTCTGTGAATCCGGCGATTTCTTCGCGAAGGACCGCGAGATAACGCGCTCGGAGCAGGGGGACTATCTCGCCGTAATGTCCGCAGGCGCGTACGGCATGTCGATGGCCTCCCGGTACAACACGCGCCGTCTGCCCGCAGAGGTGATGGTCGGGACCGACGGAAGTGCGCGTCTTATCAGGAGACGCGAAACGTACGACGACATGCTGGCGCACGAACTCCCTCTGTAA
- a CDS encoding 50S ribosomal protein L11 methyltransferase: MDEPAERGESRFVIDDYESPCEMDGGGLLHCTDAFKNLEHFEESVGAAGDPFGEIGGSIWRCHAESMEVIELESGFYIQPLASASMAPPSFPSVIYIDPFSAFGDGRHPSTSLCLRFLAEHADSFTADERAMLSVLDAGAGTGILSIAAEKLGAGLIDAVELHGAAAENARRNVRLNDCVRVTVRQGDLLAVRFGGEYDIVLANLISDVMIACLGVLTPLVRPGGVMIASGIVKARAAEVEERIIDSGLRFRDIALLDGWMGYLLTR; this comes from the coding sequence ATGGACGAACCGGCCGAACGTGGAGAATCCCGCTTCGTCATTGATGATTACGAATCCCCGTGCGAAATGGATGGTGGCGGGCTTTTGCACTGCACCGATGCGTTTAAAAACCTGGAGCATTTTGAAGAAAGCGTTGGTGCGGCGGGCGATCCGTTCGGCGAAATCGGCGGCAGTATATGGCGCTGCCATGCGGAAAGCATGGAGGTCATCGAGCTTGAATCCGGCTTTTACATCCAACCGCTCGCCTCCGCGTCCATGGCGCCACCGTCTTTTCCATCCGTCATCTATATAGATCCGTTCAGCGCGTTCGGCGACGGCAGGCACCCCAGCACGTCGCTGTGCCTGCGTTTTCTCGCGGAGCATGCGGACTCTTTCACCGCTGACGAGCGCGCCATGCTTTCCGTTCTCGACGCCGGGGCGGGTACCGGTATCCTCTCCATCGCCGCGGAAAAACTGGGCGCGGGATTGATCGACGCGGTGGAGCTGCACGGTGCGGCCGCGGAAAACGCCCGGAGAAATGTCCGCCTCAACGACTGCGTCCGCGTCACTGTGCGGCAGGGAGATCTTCTGGCGGTGAGATTCGGTGGGGAGTACGATATCGTGCTCGCCAATCTCATCTCGGACGTTATGATCGCCTGCCTTGGCGTGCTCACTCCGCTCGTGCGCCCCGGCGGTGTCATGATCGCCAGCGGCATTGTAAAAGCGCGCGCCGCGGAGGTCGAGGAGCGCATTATCGACAGCGGTCTGAGGTTCAGGGATATCGCGCTCCTCGATGGCTGGATGGGATATCTTCTGACGCGCTGA
- a CDS encoding thioredoxin family protein, with the protein MAIFDDKVRKQIGDILAKLADRVNLLYFTQEMECGICKETHEFLNEFTSLSDKIGLVVFDFVKDRDKAAYYRIDKIPAIVLLDKNDNDTGVRFFGLPGGYEINSFIQSIFEVSGQKEALPAKEAEAIKKIARDVHIQVFISLTCPYCPAAVSVAHRIALESPRIRADMVDAGTFPQLAVKYNVSSVPKTVINETIEIIGAEPVEKLIEVVVKA; encoded by the coding sequence ATGGCAATCTTCGATGACAAAGTAAGGAAGCAGATAGGCGATATCCTGGCGAAGCTTGCCGACCGGGTCAACCTGCTTTATTTCACGCAGGAAATGGAGTGCGGCATCTGCAAGGAGACCCACGAATTCTTAAACGAGTTCACATCGCTCAGCGACAAGATCGGACTGGTCGTGTTTGATTTCGTAAAGGACCGCGACAAGGCCGCCTACTATAGGATTGACAAGATACCCGCGATCGTTCTGCTGGATAAAAACGACAACGACACCGGCGTGCGCTTTTTCGGCCTACCCGGCGGTTACGAAATCAATTCGTTCATCCAGAGCATCTTCGAGGTTTCCGGTCAAAAAGAAGCACTCCCCGCGAAGGAGGCCGAAGCGATAAAGAAAATAGCCAGGGACGTTCACATCCAGGTCTTTATCTCGCTCACCTGCCCGTATTGCCCCGCCGCGGTCAGCGTGGCGCATCGCATCGCGCTCGAAAGCCCCAGGATACGCGCGGACATGGTGGACGCGGGAACCTTCCCCCAGCTCGCGGTAAAGTACAACGTCAGTTCCGTCCCGAAGACCGTAATCAACGAGACCATCGAGATCATCGGGGCCGAGCCGGTCGAAAAGCTCATCGAGGTCGTGGTAAAGGCCTGA
- a CDS encoding FAD-dependent oxidoreductase, which yields MEFKLSIGTSGTDDRVVPMKEDVLYDVIIIGGGPAALTAAVYCMRKGVSTGLITMDFGGQLSDTSTVENYMGYNYITGVDLASKFREQVRQFEIAVVEGKKADSIEDGRVKTIRIEDGSAFRARTLIITTGKSWRRLGVPGEAELTGKGVAYCAICDAPLFAGKRVVVVGGGNSGIESAIDLAKISEHVTVIQLLSELTADKILVDAFSAFANTTVMYEHEVVEIKGELRVENVVVKSRATGAVSELNAQGIFIEIGLIPNNALVKDLLELNEFGEINVDCACRTSRPGIFAAGDVSSVPFKQIIIAAGEGAKAALSACEYVLRES from the coding sequence ATGGAATTCAAGCTGAGTATCGGCACATCCGGGACCGACGACAGGGTGGTCCCGATGAAGGAGGACGTGTTATACGACGTTATAATAATAGGCGGCGGGCCCGCGGCGCTGACGGCCGCCGTTTACTGCATGCGCAAGGGGGTCTCCACGGGGCTGATCACCATGGACTTCGGGGGCCAGCTCTCCGACACCTCCACCGTCGAGAACTACATGGGCTACAACTACATCACCGGCGTCGACCTCGCCTCGAAATTCAGAGAGCAGGTGCGACAGTTCGAAATCGCCGTTGTCGAGGGCAAAAAAGCCGATTCGATCGAGGACGGCAGGGTAAAAACGATACGGATCGAGGACGGAAGCGCCTTCAGGGCCCGCACGCTCATCATCACCACCGGCAAGAGCTGGAGGCGGCTTGGCGTTCCCGGCGAAGCCGAACTCACCGGCAAGGGCGTGGCATACTGCGCCATCTGCGACGCCCCGCTCTTCGCCGGCAAGCGGGTCGTCGTAGTGGGCGGTGGCAACTCGGGAATAGAGTCCGCGATAGATCTCGCCAAGATCTCCGAACACGTCACCGTCATCCAGCTCCTCTCCGAACTCACCGCCGACAAAATCCTTGTGGATGCGTTTTCAGCCTTTGCCAACACAACGGTCATGTACGAACACGAGGTCGTTGAAATAAAGGGGGAGCTCCGGGTGGAGAACGTCGTGGTTAAAAGCCGGGCGACAGGCGCCGTCAGCGAACTGAACGCGCAGGGCATATTTATTGAGATCGGCCTTATCCCCAATAACGCACTGGTCAAAGACCTGCTCGAGCTGAACGAATTCGGTGAAATCAACGTGGATTGCGCCTGCCGTACCAGCCGCCCGGGGATATTCGCCGCCGGAGACGTAAGCTCGGTTCCCTTCAAGCAGATTATCATCGCGGCGGGGGAGGGCGCCAAGGCGGCGCTTTCCGCCTGCGAATACGTGCTAAGAGAATCATAA
- a CDS encoding glutamine amidotransferase family protein, with amino-acid sequence MCGIVGIINTDKRKIDGSHIREAIRIQRERGNGLGGGFSAYGIYPENRDKYAFHMMYEGNRHNPVIGQVESYLERKTRVYQSEEIPVYPNERIPRGPHFKRYFVKILEEQINADQTEEDCVVEIVMNINRMGGAFVVSSGKNMGVFKGVGYPEDIADYFRIEDYEAYAWTAHNRFPTNTPGWWGGAHPFTILDKAVVHNGEITSYGTNVRWLEMYGYFCLLQTDTEVISYIYDKLTRKDHLSMRDACYVMAPSLWEEIERENDGKKKTLRQIYGPAVVNGPFGIVLTHERGAIVLNDRNKLRPVVCAKSGNTFYASSEECSIRLLSPEVDEIWSPRGGEPVIIDLQREEGKEVA; translated from the coding sequence ATGTGCGGCATAGTGGGAATAATCAACACCGATAAAAGAAAGATTGACGGAAGCCATATCCGCGAGGCGATACGAATACAGCGGGAGCGGGGCAACGGGCTGGGCGGGGGTTTTTCGGCCTACGGCATTTACCCGGAGAACCGGGATAAATATGCCTTCCATATGATGTACGAGGGTAACCGGCACAATCCGGTGATCGGCCAGGTCGAAAGCTACCTGGAGAGGAAGACCAGGGTCTACCAGTCGGAGGAAATACCCGTGTACCCGAACGAGCGGATCCCGCGCGGTCCTCATTTCAAGCGATATTTCGTGAAAATCCTCGAGGAACAGATCAACGCGGACCAGACCGAAGAGGACTGCGTGGTCGAAATAGTCATGAACATAAACCGCATGGGCGGGGCCTTCGTCGTTTCGTCCGGCAAGAACATGGGGGTGTTCAAAGGGGTCGGGTACCCGGAGGACATCGCCGATTATTTCAGGATTGAGGACTATGAGGCCTACGCATGGACCGCGCATAACCGCTTCCCCACCAATACGCCGGGCTGGTGGGGGGGCGCCCATCCCTTCACCATCCTCGACAAGGCGGTGGTGCACAACGGGGAGATAACGAGCTACGGGACGAATGTGCGCTGGCTCGAGATGTACGGCTACTTCTGCCTGCTTCAGACCGACACCGAAGTGATAAGCTATATTTACGACAAGCTTACAAGAAAGGACCACCTCTCAATGCGTGACGCCTGCTATGTTATGGCGCCCTCGCTGTGGGAGGAGATAGAGCGCGAGAATGACGGCAAGAAGAAGACCCTGCGACAGATATATGGACCGGCCGTGGTGAACGGACCGTTCGGCATCGTGCTCACGCACGAGCGGGGGGCCATTGTGCTCAACGACAGGAACAAGCTGCGGCCCGTGGTATGTGCGAAGAGCGGTAACACCTTTTACGCCTCGTCTGAGGAGTGCAGCATCAGGCTTCTTTCGCCGGAGGTCGATGAGATCTGGTCGCCGCGCGGCGGCGAGCCGGTCATCATCGATCTGCAGCGGGAAGAGGGCAAGGAGGTCGCCTGA
- a CDS encoding glutamate synthase-related protein gives MADMNNNWKVIPPFHPEFDLERCDYENGCAICAHECSFGEIGLKPVKGPDGQVRQRPWANLSSCGACQRCVKMCPRNAIHIACQPMHTSHNYWTPDYVNAIWRQSGARGGVLLVGNGATGPQRRYFDHMMFDACQVTNPSIDPLREPMEIRTYLGRKAERFGEDMGPQLKLEVPIMFGAMSFGALNLRVHEAEARATRSIGTFWNTGEGGFHKSLRGYGANTIVQVASGRFGVSEDYLNSAAAVEIKIGQGAKPGIGGHLPGEKVSGEISETRMIPVGSDALSPAPHHDIYSIEDLRQLIFAIKEAVEYRVPVSVKIAAVHNVAPIASGIARAGADIITIDGFRGGSGATPLQIRQNTGIPLELAIAAADQRLREEGIRQTVSLVASGGIQCSSDVLKAICLGADAVYVGTPVLIALGCGVCQRCFSGKCAYGITTNRPGLAERIDVDGATEALENLLHAWAEEIKELMGSMGISTIEALRGNRDRLRAVGLTAGEMSILGIKHAGA, from the coding sequence ATGGCCGACATGAACAACAACTGGAAGGTCATACCGCCGTTTCATCCCGAGTTCGACCTGGAGCGTTGTGATTACGAAAACGGATGCGCCATATGCGCGCACGAGTGTTCGTTCGGCGAGATCGGCCTCAAGCCGGTGAAGGGGCCGGACGGCCAGGTGCGACAGCGTCCATGGGCCAACCTCAGTTCGTGCGGCGCCTGCCAGCGCTGCGTGAAGATGTGCCCGCGCAACGCCATTCATATCGCCTGCCAGCCGATGCACACAAGTCATAATTACTGGACGCCGGATTACGTTAACGCCATCTGGCGGCAGTCGGGCGCGCGCGGTGGTGTGCTCCTGGTCGGTAACGGGGCCACCGGTCCGCAGAGGCGTTATTTCGATCATATGATGTTCGATGCCTGTCAGGTAACCAATCCGTCGATCGACCCGCTTCGCGAACCGATGGAGATTCGAACCTATCTTGGCAGAAAGGCGGAACGTTTCGGCGAGGACATGGGTCCGCAGTTGAAGCTGGAGGTGCCGATCATGTTCGGCGCGATGAGCTTCGGGGCGCTCAATCTCCGTGTCCACGAGGCCGAGGCGCGGGCCACTCGGTCAATCGGCACTTTCTGGAACACCGGAGAGGGCGGATTCCATAAATCGCTTCGCGGATACGGGGCCAATACAATAGTTCAGGTCGCCTCCGGGCGGTTCGGCGTATCGGAGGACTATCTGAACTCGGCCGCGGCCGTCGAGATCAAGATCGGCCAGGGCGCCAAGCCGGGGATCGGCGGGCACCTGCCGGGCGAGAAGGTTTCCGGAGAGATATCGGAGACACGGATGATCCCGGTGGGAAGCGACGCGCTTTCGCCGGCCCCGCACCACGACATCTATTCGATCGAGGACCTCAGGCAACTCATCTTCGCCATCAAGGAGGCGGTCGAGTACCGGGTGCCAGTTTCGGTGAAGATAGCAGCGGTGCATAACGTCGCCCCTATCGCCAGCGGAATCGCCCGCGCGGGCGCCGACATCATTACGATCGACGGTTTCCGCGGGGGAAGCGGGGCCACGCCCCTCCAGATCCGCCAGAACACGGGGATACCGCTGGAGCTTGCCATTGCGGCGGCGGACCAGCGCCTGCGCGAGGAGGGCATACGACAGACGGTAAGCTTGGTCGCCTCGGGGGGAATACAGTGTTCCTCGGATGTGCTGAAGGCGATCTGCCTGGGGGCCGATGCGGTGTATGTCGGGACACCGGTACTTATCGCGCTCGGCTGCGGCGTCTGCCAGCGCTGCTTCAGCGGCAAGTGCGCCTACGGCATCACCACCAACAGGCCGGGGCTGGCCGAGCGCATTGATGTTGATGGAGCGACCGAGGCCCTCGAGAACCTGCTGCATGCCTGGGCGGAGGAGATCAAGGAGCTTATGGGATCGATGGGAATCAGCACCATCGAGGCCCTTCGTGGAAACCGCGACCGGCTTCGGGCGGTGGGCCTGACGGCAGGGGAGATGTCCATCCTCGGAATAAAACACGCGGGCGCATAA
- a CDS encoding FAD-dependent oxidoreductase — MVSLDANGIYYRMLNRHVREVLARGEREVLINNVLGQRYIGGGLNAKARILIHGTPGQDLGAFMNGPEIVVFGNAQDGTANTMNAGKIVVHGKAGEIPGHSMRGGKVFIKGDVEYRAGIHMKEYLEQVPCLVIGGTTKDYCGEYMAGGKIIVLNLENRKGSPVGHSVGTGIHGGAIFIRGVVEPYQLGPGAVFADIDAEDMTFLQSALGEFSEDLTIELPESIYGEFVKITHKGHRPFEKLYTPGINIRTDTPRHLNLTPPCTYSCPAMIPTPVYFNLIRDGKLREAQTLMDEFTPFRMSVCATVCPAPCMQSCSRAMIDGPLEIQKLAREFYPDFNPLRAKTRRKESVALIGAGPAGLSAAWQLARRGYAVSVYDAADDLGGKLRKAIPRERLSDETLEKDIRRIRSLPIKFHLKQAVDAAAFGKIRGANDLVLAATGAHISKTIPFAGGERILSGLKFLVDINEGRSMDLHGRELVVIGAGNVGMDIACEAWRLGAKRVTAIDVQKPLAFGKELDMARKLGTGILWPRHIDRLDERRVYFKDGTDLRADVVIFSIGELPESSYLPESVMRDDRGYVITSDKSFRTSDVAIYACGDLLKPGLVTDAIGSGRLAAMQMHAACAEKPFVYPERHLVPRRRIQAAYFGSESRELDRCISCGTCVFCDKCVDACPQRALSRNGEIFTIDSVLCTGCFTCVNVCPRGAIQGDDVADFARDTMENEG, encoded by the coding sequence ATGGTAAGCCTGGACGCCAACGGAATTTATTACAGAATGCTCAACCGGCACGTTCGCGAGGTTCTTGCGCGCGGCGAGCGGGAGGTGTTGATCAACAACGTGCTCGGCCAGCGTTACATCGGAGGGGGGCTGAACGCGAAGGCGCGGATACTCATCCACGGAACGCCCGGGCAGGACCTCGGCGCGTTCATGAACGGCCCGGAGATCGTCGTATTCGGCAACGCGCAGGACGGCACCGCCAATACCATGAACGCGGGAAAGATAGTTGTGCACGGCAAGGCCGGCGAAATACCGGGCCACTCGATGCGCGGCGGCAAGGTGTTCATCAAGGGAGACGTTGAGTATCGGGCCGGCATACACATGAAGGAATACCTCGAGCAGGTGCCCTGCCTGGTTATCGGTGGGACGACGAAGGACTACTGCGGCGAATACATGGCCGGCGGAAAGATCATCGTACTGAACCTCGAAAACCGCAAAGGCTCCCCGGTAGGGCACAGCGTGGGCACCGGTATACATGGAGGGGCCATCTTTATCCGCGGAGTCGTAGAGCCCTACCAGCTCGGCCCCGGCGCCGTCTTCGCCGATATCGACGCCGAAGATATGACGTTTCTTCAAAGCGCGCTCGGCGAGTTTTCCGAGGACCTCACGATCGAGCTGCCCGAAAGCATTTACGGTGAATTCGTAAAGATTACCCATAAAGGCCACCGGCCGTTTGAAAAGTTGTACACCCCGGGTATCAATATTCGTACCGACACGCCCCGGCACCTCAACCTGACGCCTCCGTGCACCTACAGCTGTCCGGCGATGATTCCGACGCCGGTTTATTTCAACCTGATCAGGGATGGGAAGCTGCGTGAGGCGCAGACGCTCATGGACGAGTTCACTCCTTTCAGAATGTCGGTCTGCGCTACCGTGTGTCCCGCACCCTGCATGCAGTCGTGCAGCAGGGCGATGATCGACGGTCCTCTCGAGATTCAGAAACTGGCGCGGGAGTTCTATCCCGATTTCAACCCCCTCCGGGCGAAAACGCGCCGTAAAGAAAGCGTCGCGTTAATAGGCGCGGGGCCGGCGGGCCTTTCGGCGGCGTGGCAGCTCGCCCGGCGCGGGTACGCGGTTTCGGTATACGACGCCGCGGACGACCTGGGCGGCAAGCTTCGCAAGGCGATACCGCGCGAGCGCCTTTCGGACGAAACGCTCGAGAAGGACATACGGCGAATCAGGTCCCTGCCCATAAAGTTCCACCTTAAACAGGCGGTCGACGCGGCGGCTTTCGGGAAAATCCGCGGGGCGAACGACCTGGTGCTCGCCGCCACCGGCGCTCATATATCGAAAACGATCCCCTTCGCCGGGGGTGAGCGGATTCTTTCGGGCCTGAAGTTCCTCGTCGATATAAACGAGGGCAGAAGTATGGATCTGCATGGCAGGGAACTGGTCGTTATCGGCGCGGGCAATGTGGGAATGGATATTGCGTGCGAGGCGTGGCGCCTTGGGGCTAAACGAGTAACGGCGATCGATGTTCAGAAGCCCCTGGCCTTCGGCAAAGAGCTGGACATGGCGCGAAAGCTCGGCACCGGAATACTGTGGCCCCGCCACATCGACCGGCTTGACGAGCGTCGCGTCTATTTCAAGGACGGGACCGACCTCAGGGCGGACGTTGTGATTTTCAGCATCGGCGAGTTGCCCGAATCCTCGTACCTGCCGGAGTCGGTGATGCGCGATGACAGAGGATATGTTATCACATCGGACAAATCGTTCAGGACAAGCGATGTCGCGATATACGCATGCGGCGATTTGTTAAAGCCGGGACTCGTCACGGACGCCATCGGGAGCGGCCGGCTCGCCGCCATGCAGATGCATGCTGCCTGCGCCGAGAAGCCCTTCGTTTATCCGGAGCGGCATCTCGTTCCTCGGAGGAGGATCCAGGCGGCCTATTTCGGAAGTGAATCGCGCGAGCTCGACCGCTGCATAAGCTGCGGAACCTGCGTCTTTTGCGATAAATGCGTCGATGCGTGTCCGCAGCGGGCGCTTTCGCGCAACGGCGAGATATTCACCATCGATTCGGTGCTGTGCACAGGCTGTTTCACCTGTGTCAATGTCTGTCCCAGGGGGGCGATTCAGGGCGATGATGTCGCCGATTTCGCACGGGATACGATGGAGAACGAGGGATAG